Proteins found in one Corynebacterium canis genomic segment:
- a CDS encoding FadR/GntR family transcriptional regulator, whose product MVPRARNTAQSAVEGIEDYIRRHNLHVGDLLPSEKELCEELGCSRSSLREAMRTLVSLDIVQVCQGQGTYISKMSLAPLVRGMVLRVTLDVDQSFDHLLQVIDTREALEQSLADELVAVHDEDSVGSLDSIVEEMRAHVRKGESFGKVDQQFHVVLLARTKNKLIRELSDALWQIHAEVIPLLDLPITEDVQRTIESHEEMVEALRTKDAAAFRTAVQAHYGPVRHAISLHRQHRNIEPVG is encoded by the coding sequence GTGGTACCTCGAGCTCGAAATACTGCGCAGTCTGCGGTGGAAGGTATAGAAGACTATATCCGTCGCCATAACCTGCATGTTGGCGATTTATTGCCATCTGAAAAGGAGTTATGCGAGGAGCTGGGTTGCTCCCGTTCGTCGTTGCGAGAGGCGATGCGCACACTGGTGTCTCTCGATATCGTCCAGGTGTGCCAAGGGCAGGGAACCTATATTTCCAAAATGTCTCTAGCTCCCCTCGTTCGGGGGATGGTGCTGCGGGTGACATTGGATGTGGATCAGTCTTTCGATCACTTGCTTCAGGTGATTGACACTCGAGAGGCGCTCGAACAATCCCTCGCGGACGAGCTGGTTGCCGTGCATGATGAAGACTCCGTCGGATCGTTGGACAGCATCGTGGAAGAGATGCGCGCCCACGTTCGGAAGGGGGAGTCTTTCGGAAAGGTGGATCAGCAATTCCATGTGGTTTTATTGGCACGCACCAAGAACAAGCTCATTCGGGAGCTTTCCGACGCGTTATGGCAGATCCACGCCGAGGTGATTCCGCTGCTGGATCTTCCGATTACTGAAGACGTCCAACGCACCATCGAATCGCACGAGGAGATGGTGGAGGCGTTGCGCACTAAAGACGCGGCAGCTTTCCGCACGGCTGTGCAAGCGCATTACGGTCCGGTGCGCCATGCGATTTCACTGCATCGCCAACATCGCAACATCGAGCCTGTCGGGTAG